From one Bos indicus x Bos taurus breed Angus x Brahman F1 hybrid chromosome 7, Bos_hybrid_MaternalHap_v2.0, whole genome shotgun sequence genomic stretch:
- the C7H5orf24 gene encoding UPF0461 protein C5orf24 homolog, translating to MMHPVASSNPAFCGPGKPSCLNEDAMRAADQFDIYSSQQNKYSHTVSHKPMVCQRQDPLNETHLQTAGGRSIEIKDELKKKKNLNRSGKRGRPSGTTKSAGYRTSTGRPLGTTKAAGFKTSPGRPLGTTKAAGYKVSPGRPPGSIKALSRLADLGYGCGTAAFPYPMIHGRAVHGVEETSSEIKPPNE from the coding sequence ATGATGCATCCTGTTGCCAGCAGTAATCCAGCTTTTTGTGGGCCTGGCAAACCTTCCTGCCTCAATGAAGATGCCATGAGAGCTGCTGATCAGTTTGACATATATTCCTCCCAGCAAAACAAATACAGCCACACAGTCAGCCACAAACCAATGGTTTGTCAGAGGCAAGACCCATTAAATGAAACACACTTGCAGACTGCAGGTGGCAGAAGCATAGAGataaaagatgaactaaagaaaaagaaaaatctcaaccgATCTGGTAAGCGTGGCCGGCCTTCAGGAACCACCAAATCAGCAGGATACCGGACCAGCACAGGCAGACCCCTGGGAACCACCAAAGCGGCTGGATTTAAAACAAGTCCAGGCAGGCCTTTGGGTACAactaaagctgcaggatacaaagtcaGCCCAGGGAGACCTCCAGGTAGCATTAAAGCTCTATCCCGTCTTGCTGATCTTGGCTATGGCTGTGGGACTGCTGCTTTTCCTTACCCTATGATACATGGTAGAGCTGTTCATGGGGTGGAGGAAACCAGCAGCGAAATCAAGCCACCCAATGAGTGA